In the genome of Arthrobacter alpinus, the window GGTTGCCAGGATGATCAGCGGAGACGCCATGGAATTCCGGCCTACTGCCCGTAGTTTCCGGGCTGCTGGGCGGCGGGAACAGGGGAGCCGGGGATTCCGCCGTCGTCCTTGCCCGTCTCTGATTCCTTGAGCAAGGCGATGTCGAAGCCGTCGCGGCGCATTCGCAGGTCCACATAGATCAGGGACATGACACCTGTCTGGAAGGCCAACGTGACGGCTCCAACCAATGCCCCGATCAGGCTGGCAATGCCCTGAGCAATGAAGACCGCGTTGGCCATTTGTGCGGGATCAGGCTCGGTGCCAAACATGAGCGGCACCAGGAAACTGGCCAGCATGCTCACGGGTGTCGTGATGACCGAGCCAATGACGCCGGCAATGATGGCGGCCAACATGGAGATACCGAAGGTCCGCCACCAGTTGTTGCGGGTCAGGATCCAGGATCGCTTGATGCCGGTGATCGGACCAACGTTTTCCACCACAATTGCGGCCGGGGCCAGCAGCACCTTCGTGCCAATCCAGATGGCCACAGCCACGAAGGGCAGGCTGATCAAGAGCGAAAGCGCGATGGCGCCGAGCGCGTTTCCACCACTTGCGAACGCGTCCATGCCCACAATCAGTGCCACCACAATGAGGATGTATAAAGCCATGGTGACGAAGACGACGCCAGCATACAAGAGGGCTAGCAACAGCAGGGCGCCAATGCGCGGCCTCACCAGACGCCACATCTGGCCGAACGATGTCTTGCGATTCAACACTGCCCGGAGCACCGGAATGACCAGGGCGCCCTGAAGGATCATCTGGATCACGACGGCGAGGATGCTGGTCAGCAAAAGTGACACCGAGCCGGACACGAGCCCGCCACTGAGGGAATCCAAGATTTCCGAATCCGGGGTCACGCTGGGGTCCATCGTGAGGAGATCGCCGAAGGCTTGGCCAAAAAATAGGTACATGACCACCAAAGTGACGGCCGTGGTGGCCAGCTGGAAGATCAGCGCAGAACCAAACATGGCCTTGCCGTTACGCCGTGCCGCTTGAAAGGCGCCGTCAAGAATTTCGCCCAGTCCCAGCGGCCGCAAGGGAATCACCCCCGGTTTAGGCGGGGCCACGTAGTTGTTGAAGCCGGGCTGGCCATATTGTGGGGCGGGGTAGCCGGGCTGCGGGTATTGCTGGCCCGGGAGCTGTTGTCCGAACTGCGGAGCGGGGTAGCCGGGCTGCGCGTACTGCCCCCACTGCGGCGGCTGCTGCGGTGGTAGGGGTGCGGCGTAAGGAGGCTGCGGCGCCGGCGGGGCAGGGGAGTCCTCGCCTTGTGGATCAACTGGTGGTTGCTGCGGTCCCTGCGTCATCATGCTCCCCTGAAATTGTCCCCCGGAAAGACGTTCGCGTCACGAACGTCGGGTGGTCCGTCCATCAAAGGTACTTACTTCGTGGCCCGGATCCGTTGCAAAGTTGTTTGCCTACTCCAAACCCTATCGGGAAGAAGCACTTTTGCCGCGTGGCAATCCGGCATTGCGGAAAGTTTTGCATCAAGGATGCAAGCCATTGGCGCCGGAATTGCAAGGAAAAACAAGACAAGGACCGTTCCTTGGAGCGTCGATGGGGACATTGTGCAGCTAATAGGCAAATATAGAACCATGAAGGCACGCATTTTAGTTGTTGACGATGACGAGGCACTGGCCGAGATGATCGGCATCGTGCTCCGCAATGACGGGTTCGATCCCGTTTTTTGTGGTGACGGAGCTAAGGCATTCGAGGTTTTTCAAGCCAACAAGCCGGACCTGGTCCTGCTTGATCTCATGCTGCCCGGAATGGACGGCATTGAGATTTGCCGCCTGATCCGTGCCGAGTCCGATGTTCCCATCGTGATGCTGACGGCCAAGTCGGACACCTCTGACGTTGTTCGTGGGCTCGAATCCGGTGCCGACGACTACGTTGCCAAGCCCTTCAAGCCTGCCGAGCTCGTGGCCCGTGTCCGGGCCCGTTTGCGTCCGGGCGACGTCAAGCCGCCGGAAACCCTGGTCATCGGTGAGATCACCATCGATGTTGCCGGACATTCCATTCGCCGCGCCGGTGAGAAGATCTCCCTGACACCCCTCGAGTTTGACCTCCTGGTGGCGTTGGCCCGCAAGCCATGGCAGGTATTTTCCCGCGAACTGCTGCTGGAGCAGGTGTGGGGCTACCGCCACGCCGCCGACACTCGGCTGGTCAACGTCCACGTCCAGCGCCTTCGCTCCAAGATTGAACGCGATCCCGAGGCTCCCGAAGTAGTTTTGACCGTTCGCGGCGTCGGCTACAAGGCTGGGTCATAGCCCCGGCCAGCGGCCCGGTGGCGGTGAATGTTCCATGAGCCAGGACCCTTCAACCAAGGACGACGGCGTCAGCAACCCTCCCGCTGACACCCCGGGTGACACTGAAACCCCGGCAGGCGCCGGGGGAGTGCAGGATGCTGCCGCGGATCTGGCACCCACCGAACCCCCTCCAGCCCACAACATCGCGGAGCTGGCCCTCGCCAAAGCTGGACAGGCGTTGGCAGCGGCGGGGCGTACGATCCTTCGTCTGGCCGGCACGTTTCGCCGATCCTGGTCCAGACGTTGGCGCACCTCGCTCCAATTCCGCACGGTTGTCACCACTCTCTTGATTGCGTCGGTGGCGGTGGTGGGTGTTGGTGGATATCTGGCCGGCCAAATCTCCAACGGATTGTTCAAGGAACGGCTCATTCAAGCCCAACATGAATCCGCGCGTGGTGCCACCCAGGTTCAGGAGAGTTTCTCCAACGCAAGCGTGAGCGACCAGCCGCGAGTTTCAACGTACGTGCGCGACACGCTGAAACTGCTCGAAGTTGGCGGCACGGATGACAACCGCAAGTACTTGATGCTCATCATTCCGGGCCAAAACAGCAGGCTTGCCGTCAGCTCATCAGATTCTGGCGGTGTCACCTCCGCCATCATTCCCGATGAATTGCGTGAAGCTGTTCAAGGTGATGCGGACGGCCAGTTCTGGCAGTCGATCGCTTTGCCCACGGGCAGTGAAGGTGTCCATCCGGCAGTTGTTGTGGGCAGCCAGGTGGAATTGCTCAACACCAACTACGAGCTCTACATGATCTATGACCTCAACGGGGCCCAGACCACCCTGAACTATATCCAGTCGGTACTGTGGCTGGTCGGTGGCATCCTGCTGATTCTGATCGGTGTCATCATTTGGTACGTCACCCGGACCGTTGTGAACCCTGTGAGCCAGGCGGCGGCCGTGTCGGAGAAACTAGCCGCCGGTGAGCTCGAGGAACGCATGGTTGTCAGCGGCGAGGACGAGATGGCAAGGCTTGCCACCTCGTTCAATAAGATGGCCACCTCCCTGCAGGACCAAATTACGGCGTTGGCATCGCTGTCCGAGATGCAGCAGCGCTTTGTCTCGGACGTCTCCCACGAACTGCGGACCCCGCTAACAACTGTGCGCATGGCGGCAGAGGTCCTCTTTGACGCCCGCGATGACTTTGACCCCATCAACAAGCGCTCCTCCGAGCTGCTCTTCCACCAGGTTGAACGCTTTGAGCTGCTCCTGGCCGACCTTCTGGAAATCTCACGCTTCGACGCCGGAGTGGCTGACCTGGATGCAGAATCACTGGATATCTTCTCCGTGATCCATTCCGTGATCGACGGAGCCCTGCCCGTGGCGGAGGCCAATTCCTCCGAGTTGTCGGTTGTCACACGCCTGCGGAACCACAAATGCGTAGTGGAAATGGACTCCCGGCGTGTGGACCGAATTTTGCGCAACCTGGTCCTGAACGCCCTTGAACACAGCGAAGGAAAACCGGTAAAAATCTTTGTCTCGGCTGACGACACAGCTGTTGCGGTCGCCGTTCGAGACTACGGAGTTGGCATGTCGCCTTCGTCCCTGGAACACGTTTTCTTTCGCTTCTGGCGCGCAGATACAGCACGTGCCCGGACCACGGGCGGCAGTGGGTTGGGGCTCTCGATCGCCATGGAGGACGCCAAGCTGCATGACGGCTGGCTTGAGGCGTGGGGCAGCCCCGGCGAGGGCTCGTGCTTCCGTTTGACCCTGCCAAGGCGTCAGGGAATAGTTTTGGACCATTCCCCGGTTCCACTTCCACCAGATGGTGGACATGCCGGCAGCTCAGCGTCGCTATCCACCGGGCCTGTCATGACGAATACCGGCTCCATAGGTGTTGTGGGGGCCTTGGGCGGACTGAAGGGTTCGGCCATGGTGGAATCCACTGGCGGCCCATCGAAGAAGGCCATCGAAAGCAAGGCCACCGAGAATAGTTCTGAGGGCACTAGTACGGAGAAGGTGGAACGGTGAGCAGTCCTGTGAGGACAAGGCATCCGCGTCGTCTCGCACAGGGCGTGCGGCGGAACTGGGCGGTCCTCGCCGCGGTGATGGCCGCCGTCGTTCTTTTGGCGATTTCAGGCTGTGCCGTCATCCCGACACACGGCTCCGTGGGTAAGAGCGATCCGCTGACTC includes:
- the mtrA gene encoding MtrAB system response regulator MtrA, with amino-acid sequence MKARILVVDDDEALAEMIGIVLRNDGFDPVFCGDGAKAFEVFQANKPDLVLLDLMLPGMDGIEICRLIRAESDVPIVMLTAKSDTSDVVRGLESGADDYVAKPFKPAELVARVRARLRPGDVKPPETLVIGEITIDVAGHSIRRAGEKISLTPLEFDLLVALARKPWQVFSRELLLEQVWGYRHAADTRLVNVHVQRLRSKIERDPEAPEVVLTVRGVGYKAGS
- the mtrB gene encoding MtrAB system histidine kinase MtrB, which encodes MSQDPSTKDDGVSNPPADTPGDTETPAGAGGVQDAAADLAPTEPPPAHNIAELALAKAGQALAAAGRTILRLAGTFRRSWSRRWRTSLQFRTVVTTLLIASVAVVGVGGYLAGQISNGLFKERLIQAQHESARGATQVQESFSNASVSDQPRVSTYVRDTLKLLEVGGTDDNRKYLMLIIPGQNSRLAVSSSDSGGVTSAIIPDELREAVQGDADGQFWQSIALPTGSEGVHPAVVVGSQVELLNTNYELYMIYDLNGAQTTLNYIQSVLWLVGGILLILIGVIIWYVTRTVVNPVSQAAAVSEKLAAGELEERMVVSGEDEMARLATSFNKMATSLQDQITALASLSEMQQRFVSDVSHELRTPLTTVRMAAEVLFDARDDFDPINKRSSELLFHQVERFELLLADLLEISRFDAGVADLDAESLDIFSVIHSVIDGALPVAEANSSELSVVTRLRNHKCVVEMDSRRVDRILRNLVLNALEHSEGKPVKIFVSADDTAVAVAVRDYGVGMSPSSLEHVFFRFWRADTARARTTGGSGLGLSIAMEDAKLHDGWLEAWGSPGEGSCFRLTLPRRQGIVLDHSPVPLPPDGGHAGSSASLSTGPVMTNTGSIGVVGALGGLKGSAMVESTGGPSKKAIESKATENSSEGTSTEKVER